AGTAATTTGTGGCGCAACTGTAAATTCATTTATACTGGCGCCGGTTTCCTTGACTGCCAATTGCATGGCTTCTTCCACTTCCTTCGCAATTACATGCTCTCCAAAAGCAGAGATAAAATGCTTTATACGGCCAGAAACAATGACCTTGTAGGGTTTTAATGAAATAAACTGAACGGTATCTCCTAAGTTGTATGCCCACAAACCTGCATCTGTAGAAATAATCATTACGTAGTTTACGTTTAGTTCTACATCTTTAATTGTTAAGCGTTTTGCCCCTTCCTCAAAAAACTCATCGGCTTTTATAAACTCATAAAATATACCTGAGTTTAACAGCAAAAGCATCCCTTTTTCTTTCTGAGAATCTTGATAGGCAAAGAAGCCTTCGCTAGCAGGGAAGAGTTCTATACTATCTACCTTACGACCTATCAAACCTTCAAATTTTGCCCGGTATGGCTCATAATTGACCCCTCCGTAGATAAAAAGTTGAAAATTTTTGAAAAGATCACCAACTTTCTTACCCGTTTTATTCTCTAGTTTTTCAAAATACATTTGCACCCAAGAAGGTATACCCGCAATGACGGTCATATCTTCGCCCATAGTCTCGTCTACTATGGTATTGACCTTGGTTTCCCAATCTTCAATGCAGTTGGTCTCCCAGCTAGGTAAGCGATTCTTTTGTAAATAGTTTGGTACATAATGAGCGGATATGCCTGAAAGTCGGCCTAATTTAACTCCATTCTTTTCTGTTAATTCAGGACTTCCCTGAAGAAAAATCATTCTGCCGGTTACGAAATCTGCATTACCGGTTTCTTCTATATAATTTAAAATGGCATTTCGCGAAGCATTGACTTGATGCTTTATTGAAGTTTCTGTAATAGGAATATACTTTGCCCCAGATGTAGTTCCTGAAGTTTTGGCAAAATAAACGGGTTTACCTGGCCAAAGAATATCTTCTTTTCCTGCTACAACTTCCTCTACATAAGGCTTCAGCGCTTCATAATCGCGTACAGGAACCTTCTTTACAAAATCATCATGTGATTGTATATTCTGAAAACCATGGTCCAACCCAAATTTAGTATTCTTTGCCTTTTGTAATAGTTGGTTAAAAACCTTTTCTTGTGTAGAAACAGGATTATCTCGCCACTTTGCCGTTTGCTTGGCAATGCGTTTCGCAAATATTTTAGCTCCAAGTGATTTTATTGACATAGAAAAAATCAGATATCAGTTTAAGAGAGTTTTTTCCTTTTGATAAATTAATAGTCAAAAGTCCTAATTAAAAGTCTATATAATCCAACGGGTTTACAGCATTACCATTACTCCAAAGTTCAAAATGGAGGTGAGGTCCAGTTGTATATTCACCTGTATTACCAACAGAGGCAATTACTTCACCTGCCCTAACAACTTCGCCTTGTGTTTTATTTAAAGATCCATTGTGTTTATATACACTCAGAAGTCCGTCTTTATGTTCAAGTATAATAACATAGCCCGTATCTGCAGTCCATTCAGAAAAAATAACTGTACCATTAGCAACTGCCTTAATTGGAGTGTCCTTAGGCGCCGTAACATCTACTGCATAATGACGCTTTTCCGGATCATACTGATTAGATATTTCTCCACTCAAAGGAGGAAACAACTCAATTTCTGCTGCTGTTGCGCTACGTTCAAAAAGATTGTATTTATCCTCCAAAGCCACTTCTGCCCTTAAAAGAGAATCTTCTTTTATAGGTGTAAGGTCTACGCTAGATGGGTCTATCTTAAACTGTTCTCGTAATGAGTCTAAATTTACTTCTTGAGAAGCCACATCTCCTCGTAATACCATACGAATACTTT
This genomic interval from Zobellia roscoffensis contains the following:
- a CDS encoding GH3 auxin-responsive promoter family protein, producing the protein MSIKSLGAKIFAKRIAKQTAKWRDNPVSTQEKVFNQLLQKAKNTKFGLDHGFQNIQSHDDFVKKVPVRDYEALKPYVEEVVAGKEDILWPGKPVYFAKTSGTTSGAKYIPITETSIKHQVNASRNAILNYIEETGNADFVTGRMIFLQGSPELTEKNGVKLGRLSGISAHYVPNYLQKNRLPSWETNCIEDWETKVNTIVDETMGEDMTVIAGIPSWVQMYFEKLENKTGKKVGDLFKNFQLFIYGGVNYEPYRAKFEGLIGRKVDSIELFPASEGFFAYQDSQKEKGMLLLLNSGIFYEFIKADEFFEEGAKRLTIKDVELNVNYVMIISTDAGLWAYNLGDTVQFISLKPYKVIVSGRIKHFISAFGEHVIAKEVEEAMQLAVKETGASINEFTVAPQITPEGNQLPYHEWFVEFEKEPSNMEEFIAVLDNSLQKQNSYYLDLIEGKVLQTLKVTSIAEGGFNAYMKSIGKLGGQNKVQRLANDRKLVDGLASLKND
- a CDS encoding M23 family metallopeptidase: MAKKVKKRKEIKRKLLHKYRLVILNESTFEEKISFKLSRLNVFVTGSLCIIGLIGLTTLLIAFTPLREYIPGYSSTKLKKQATDLTYKTDSLVASLNNTNKYLESIRMVLRGDVASQEVNLDSLREQFKIDPSSVDLTPIKEDSLLRAEVALEDKYNLFERSATAAEIELFPPLSGEISNQYDPEKRHYAVDVTAPKDTPIKAVANGTVIFSEWTADTGYVIILEHKDGLLSVYKHNGSLNKTQGEVVRAGEVIASVGNTGEYTTGPHLHFELWSNGNAVNPLDYIDF